GCTCCCCGCGCTGCATGGTGAGTCCCTCGAGATTCAGCGTCCCGATCCCGCGGAGCGATCCCCACTTGGCGTGCGCCATCGCGATCGGCTGCGCGAGGTAGCCCTCGGTCAGATCGGCGCGCGTCGCGGTCGGGTCGGCGCGTGTCGCCACGGGCACCAACTGCGCGCCCGCCTCGATGCTCTGCGCAGAGGAGTCGCGCACGGCGAACAGCGTCGCTAGCGTGACGAGATGGAGAATCCGCATTCGGCGAAAAGTAGTGTTGGCGCCGATGAACTGCGGGCGACCGTCGCTCTCGCGGTGCCCGTCGTGCTGGTGCAGCTCGGCTTCATGCTCATGGGCGTCGTCGACACGCTCATGGTCGGCCGAGTCTCGGCGCGCGTGCTCGCCGCGGTGGCGTTGGGGAATCTTTACTACTTCAACGTGACGATTCTGGCGACGGGCAGCCTGATGGCGCTTGACCCGATCGTCGCGCAGGCCGTCGGCGCGGGCGAGTCGGAGTCGGTCGCGCGGGCGATGCAGCGCGGCTTGATCATCGCGGCGGGATTCTGCGTACTCTGCGCGCTGTGCATCGCGCCGGCACCGACGGTGCTGACCACCCTCCGGCAGCCGCCCGAGATCGTCCCCGACGCGTCGACGTATTTGAGAATCTCGCTCATCGGGCTGGCGCCATATCTCGTGTTCGTGGTGCTGCGACAGAGCTTGCAGGCGATGCACCGCGTCGCGCCGATCGTGTGGACGGTGATCGTCGCCAACCTGTCGAACGCGGGCTTCAACTGGGTTTTCGTGTACGGACACTTCGGGAGTCCTGCGCTGGGCGCGGCGGGAAGCGCCATCGCCACGGCGATCAGCCGATGGCTGATGCTGCTGCTCCTGCTGGCCGGCGCGTGGCGCGAGCTGCGGCCGTTGATGTTCCCGGTTCGAGACGAGATTGGCTCCTGGCCGGCCCTCTCGCAGATGCTTCGTATCGGCCTGCCAATCGGGGCGCAGCAAGGGCTCGAGGCGGCGGCGTTCGGCGCGATCGGTTTGCTCATGGGTGTGCTCGGAACGATCGAGATGGCGGCGCACCAAGTCGCGATCACGCTCGCGGCGTTCACCTTCATGGTGCCGCTCGGCGTCGGCTCGGCGACCGCGGTGCGCGTAGGGCGGGCAATCGGAGCGGCGGACATGCCCCGCGCACGGGCGGCCATCCGCGCGTCGTATCTGTGCGGCGTGGGTTTCATGGCGATCACCGCGATCGCGTTCATCTGGGTGCCGCACCTCCTGGCCGCCGCGTTCACTCCGGACGTCCGCGTCATCGCGCTCGCGTCGACGCTTATTCCGATTGCCGGCGTCTTTCAAATGTTCGACGGCGGACAGGCGGTCGGCGCGGGCGTGTTGCGCGGCGCCGGCGACACGAAGGCGCCGCTCGTGACGATGCTCGCCAGCTATTGGCTGTTCGGCGTTCCCGTGAGCGCGTATCTCGGATTTCGCACTTCACTGGGCGCCGCGGGGCTGTGGTGGGGATTCGTCGTGTCGCTCGCCGGCGTGGCGATTTTTCTCTTTCTACGAATTCGGGTCGTCTTCGCGCAGTCGGTCGGCCGCGTTCGCGAGCAGTAGGGCGTCGATCGCCTCGGCGGCGCGCTCGAACCGCTCGGTGCGGTTGCCGGTCATCGCGGCGACGGGCGCGCCGGAGTTGTATACGGCGGCGCGAAAGAGGCGCTGCATCTCCTCGCGCATGTGGCCGCGGTCGCGAATGCCATCCGCGATCCACGGCACGTCGATCTCGCACAGAAGGTAGAGGTCGGGAGCACGTTGTCGCGCCGCTTCCGCGATCCACGCCGGACATTTGCCGAAATAGTGCTCGCAGTAGACGACGGTGCTGAGCAGGTCGGTGTCCTGCACGACCATCGAGTTGCCGCGCGCGATCGCGGCGTCCTCGAGCGACATCTGTCCGCGCGCGATCGGACCGTGATCGGAGAATTCGATAACGCCGTGTCGCGCCGCGGCAAATTCGCGCACGAACTCCGGCACGAGCTCGGCGCGATAGTGCCGCGCCACTTGCTCGGCGAGCGTCGTCTTGCCGGTGGACTCCGAGCCGGTGACGACGACGCGCACCGTCACGCCGTCGCGGTCTCCGACGCCGGCACCGCCAAAGAATCGCCGCGGCTCGCGAGCGACTTCTTCCATGCGATGTGCCCCATCACGGCGAGGATCAGGTAGATCGCGTAGTTGCCCGCGGTGAGGTAGAGGCCCTTGAAGATGAACATCCCGATGTAGACGACGTCGACGACGATCCAGAGCGTCCAGTTCTCGAGCATCTTGCGCGTCATCAGGTACTGCGCCACGAGGCTCGTCGTGGTCGTCGCGGCGTCGACGTAAGGCAAGGCCACGCCCGAAAGGTGCGACGTGGATGCGCCGAGGATCGCCCAGGTGGCGACACCGATTCCCGTCAGGATTCCCCAGAGTCGAGCCGGCGTCCTCGAGACCTTGAGCGTCGTACGTCCTTTGCCCCCGTACAGCCACTCGTACCAACCGTAGAGCGACAATGCGAAGTAGACGACCTGCAGTCCCATGTCGGAGTAGAGACCGGCCGATTGGAACAGCGCGAAGTACAGCGCGACGTTCACCAGCGCGGTGGGCCAGCTCCAAATGTGCTCTTTGACGCTGAGGAGCACGCTCACGACGCCGAAGATGACGGCGACCAGCTCGAGACAGCTCGAGCCGTGCGCCGTGAGCCACGCGCAAAACGCACCCATCGTCAATTTCCCAGACCAACGCGCTTCATTGCTTGGCGCCGGCCCGGTCGAGGAGCGCCTTCACCGCGGCGTCGAGCTGTGAATCGCGGCCGGTGTAGCTCTCACCCACGGGCCGCCGCACGAGAACGTCGACCGCGCGCGGATGCATTTCCATGTCCTTGCCCGCCGCGTCGGTGATTCGCTCGAAGGGCACGCGGACCGACGACGATCCATCGAGCAGGCCGAAGTCCGAGGTAAAGATGATCCAGCCGGCCGTCGGTTCGCCGACCACCGGCCCGAGCTTGAGCGAGCGATAGCCCTCCGTAAAATCTTCCGCGTCGGACAGCGAGTGCATGTTGGTGACGAGTGCCGTCGGCTTCTCGAGGGAACGCTGCCCGACGACCGACCGGCCGCCGCCGGTGCCGAAATCGCGTGGCGTGAACTGCAGGTAGCCGCGCCGCGCGAAGACGTCGATCGCGTAGGGATTCACGAAGCCGCCGTTGTTGTTGCGAATGTCGACGACGACGCCCTGTTTGTCGCGGTTCTCGGTGTCGAGGTCGACGTACAACTGCTGAAGCGAGCCGGCGCCCATGTCCTGCATGTGGACGTAACCGAGCGTTCCGCCGCTCATCTTCGCGACGTACGCGCGGCGGCTCTCGACCCAATCGCGGTAGACGAGACCGCGCTCGGTCGCGAGGTTGATCGGCCGAATCGCGATCGTGCGCGCGCCGGCGCCGTCCGCCGTGCGGCTCACCGCGATCTCGACGCGCCGGTTCGTCTTGTACAACAACAGCGAATCGAGATTGACGGAGCCGTCGACCCGTACGCCATCGACGGACTGGATGTAGTCACCCGGCGTGACGTCGGCGAGGGCGGCGGGGCTCAAGTTCAACACTTCGACGATGCGCAGCTTGCCGCGTTGCTCGTATTCGGCGCGATCAAAGCGAAGGCCGAGCCGGCCGACGTTGGGCTGCGGCGAGAAGCTCGGACCGTTCACGCCGGAGTGTGAGGCGTTCAGCTCGCCGACCATGAGCTTCATGATGCGCCGGAGATCCTCGGTGCTCTGCGCGCCGGCGGCGTACGGCTCGTACCGCTTCTCGACGGCGGGCCAGTCCACGCCGTTCATGTGCGGCTCGAAGAAGTTGCCGGCGAGAATGCTCCATGCCTCGTGGAAAACGGCGAGCTTCTCACGCGCGAAATCGATATCGAGGTCGGCCGAAACCGCGATCGTTCGCACGGCGCGCGAATCGACGTTGATCGCGGCCAGCCGTCCGTTCTCGAGGTAGTAGACCTCTTTGCCGTCCGGGCTGAACTGCGCGTTCTGCTTGAATCCGGGCGTGGACGTGAGCTGGCGCGCAACGGCGGGTCCACTCGCCAATTCGTCGAGCGAGAACGTGTACAGGTTCGCCTGTCCCGCGGCGGCCGCGTTCAAAAGCGCCGTCTTGCCGTCGGGGCTGATGACGACCGTGCGCACATCCACGCCGATCGGCAGGAAGCTGATCCGCCGCCGGATGTCATCGAACACGACCCGCGTCGATTTTTTCGCCGCGCCCCGGGCCGAATCGCTGCGCAGCGTCGCGCTGTCACGCTGCGGCGGCGCGGGCTGCGGCGCCGGTTGAACGGGCGTTCCCGGACGCGTCGGCGCGAACAGCTCGCGGAATTGATCCTCCCGGAACTGGGGCGTCCTCGGCACCAAATCCACGCGCGCGAGCACGGCCTGTTCCGTGCGCTGCGATGAATCGAACAGTAGGTACGTACCGTCGGGGCTCCACGCAATCGAATTGCCGAACGCATTCGACAAGAACGAAATGGGCTTTCCGCCGCCGCCGTTCACGGAGGCGATGTTCGGATTCTGGAACTGACCGGCGCCCACGTTGAGATAGGCGATCCATTGGCCGTCGGGCGACCACGCGATCTGACGCTCCGACAAGAACGGCGGACGATCGAGCTGCCCGGCGGCGACAACGCGGTCTTGCTTCGTCGCGACGTCGATCACGCGGAGCTCCTTCCCACCGCGGTCGAACGCGATCGACCTGCCGTCTGGAGACCAGGCGGGCGAAACGTCGTCCAGCGGACCGTCGGTGAGCTTCGTTTCGGTGCGGGTGCCGAAGTCGTACACGAATAGGTGCGCCGACCCGTCGCGGCTCGACACGTAGGCCAGGCGCCGGCTGTCCGGCGCCCATGCCAGCTGGAGCTCGAGCTCCGGAGTCGTCGTGATGCGCGCGGCCTCACCGCCGTCGCGCGCCGAAGCGGCGAAGACGTCGCCGTGCGCCACGAACGCCACCTTCTTGCCGTCGGGCGAGAGCGCGAGCGATTGAAAACCTTGCGCGAGCACTTGATGCTCGACGATCGGCGCCGTCGCGGCGCCGCGCAGCGTGATCGGAACGCGGGTTGCCTTGCCCGTCGCGACGTCCAGCGACCAGATGCCGAAGTCGCGCTCGAAGACGATCGCTTTGCCGTCGTATGCGATCGTCGGCCAGATCACGCGGCCGTCGGTGAAGGACGTGACGGCCTTCGCGGCCCCACCGCCGCTCGCCGATGCCGTCCAGATGTTCTCGCTGCCGCTCTTGTCGGACACGTAGTAGAGCGCTTTCGCGTCGGCGCTCCACATCGGCCATGCGTCGCGCGCGTCGTCCTTCGTCACCGCTTCGTAACGCGGAGATTCGCCGCTCAAATGCACGAGCCAGATCTGGCTTTCGTCGATGTGGCTGTGCCCCTTCCGCCACCAATCCGTCGAGGTGCGACCTGTCCCTGTGAATGCGATGGTGTTCGCATCGGCCGGCGACGGCGCGGACCAGTACTCCTGCGTGAACCGGTCCGCGCTCACGGCCATCGGCGTGCCGCCGGTCGCGTTCACGCGGAAAATGTCATTCATCCCGTTCACGTCCTGACTGCCGGACGAGAAGTAGATCCATTTGCCGTCTCGCGACCACGCGTCGAGCTGTTCCGACACGTCGTCGAACGTCACGCGATCCAGGCGACCCGTCGCCAGCGTGAGCACGTAGATGTCGCCGTTCCCCGTGCGCGTCGACATGAACGCGAGTTTGGTTCCGTCCGGCGAATAGAGAGGTCGTGAATCGTACGCCGGATGCGACACCAACAGCCTCGCTTCACCGCCGCCGGCCGGAACCGTCCAGATGTCACCACCCGACACGAACGCGATCTCGCGCCGGTCCGGCGAGAGCGACGGCTCGGACATCGCCGACAGCGGCGTCACGGGCGCGGTTTTCTCCGCGGGCGCGTGGGGGAGCGCCGCGATCAGAAGCCCTGCGCCACAGAAAAGATTGACCGGGGACGAGATGGAGACTGCCATCGGACGCGCTCGGCGAAAGAGAAGTGCCTCCAACATAGTGCGCGCACCGGCAGGTCGCGGAAGGGCGGACGCTAGGTTTCTGTTCGCAATGTTGCAACGCGTCGATCCGCAGCGCCCCGACGAGACGATCATCGCCCGCGCCGCCGACATCCTTCGCCGCGGAGGCCTCGTGGCCTTCCCGACCGAGACAGTTTACGGACTCGGCGCCGACGCCCTCGATCCCGCCGCCGTCGATCGAATCTTCGCCGCAAAGGGGCGGCCGCTGTTCAATCCGCTGATCGTACACGTCGCGGACGCCGACCACGCGCGCGACGTCGTTGCTGTGTGGCCCGACAGTGCCGAGCGCCTGGCTCGCGCATTCTGGCCCGGACCATTGACGCTCGTCCTTCCGAAGCGTCCTGAAGTTCCTTTGAGCGTGACAGCCGGTCTGGACACTGTGGCGGTTCGAGTGCCCTCTCATCCCGTCGCGCGGGCGCTTCTGCTGGCCGCGGGCATCCCCATTGCCGCGCCAAGCGCGAACCGATCGACTGGAGTGTCACCGACCACGGGATCGCACGTCGAAAAATCGCTCGGCGACGCGGTCGATCTCATCCTCGACGCAGGCGCGACCACCGTCGGTATCGAATCCACGGTGGTCGACCTGACCGTCGATCTCCCGTCTGTGCTCCGCCCCGGAATGATCACGCGCGATGACCTGGAACGCGTCCTCGGCAAGCTCGGACAAGGGCGACACATCGTCGAGTTTCGCCCGCATGAGCCATCGCCTTCTCCCGACGCCGGGGATGCGCCGCGACGATCTCCCGGCATGCTCCACCTGCACTACGCCCCGCGGGCCGCGCTCGTCCTTCGCACGCGAGCGAACCTGGGTCGGCTGTTCGACGCGGAGGAGAGTGCCGACCGGCGCGTCGGCGCGATTCTGATTACCGAGGCAATTCCGTCAACGGGAACGCGGCGCGTGATTGTCCTCGGCGACGATCCCACGCGCTACGCGGCATCGCTGTACGCCGCGCTTCACGAGCTCGACGAGGCCGGTGTCGACGTCATCGTTGTCGAGAGGCCGCCGGAAAACCCAGAGTGGACCGCCATTCTCGACCGCCTCAACCGCGCGCAGCACCGCTGATCGCTCTTCGAACGCCGTCTCGCCGAGCGTTTTGTCGTGCCATTCGGAGACACGGGTAAACTGAAAGGCAAAACGGGTGGGACTGAAGAGCAAAAACGGAAACTGCGAAGGCCCTTCTCTTCGTCTCGAAGCCTCGGCGTGCGAAAAAGATCCGCCTGTTCATCTCGCCGAATTGATCGCGCCTAGAACACGCTCTGAAACGCAACCAGCACGAACGTCGCCGCCGGCGGCGAGAGGACGTTGGGAAACGTCTGTCGAATCACGTTGACCGCGAACTTGGCGACGGATCCATCGAGTTGGCAGCTGGCTCCAACGGTCAGTTGTCGCTCGAGGCCGTCCGTGAGACCCGTCTCATGCTCGAGGTCTCGGTCCCACGAATCGAATCGCGTCACGAACTGAAGGAGGTTGTTCGGCCGAAACGCGCCGAGCGTATACCAGCCGAACCGGTGAAGGCCACCGTCGCGCGCCGACATCGTCTCGGCGCGAAGCGTGAATCGAGCGTCGCGATACTGAACCTCCGACCCGGCACGCTCGCGGCGCTGCGCGAATACGCCGGGCTCGTACGCGCCCGAGCCGCCGAACTCCAGCTCGGGGACGAGAAGGATGTGGTAGGCGACGCGGCCGACGACGGCCTTCTGGGCATTGCCGTCGATGATGCCGACGTCGTCGCCCGTTCCGTTGAACACGCCGCCGTGGTACTCGATGCCCACCGGCGTAAACCCGTTCGCCGACGCGCCGGCGTCGCGAACGTCGCCGAGTCCGGTGGCGCGCGAGCGCTCGACGATGAACATCGCCCGCTCGATCGTTTCGACCGACGACGTTGGAATCGTCCCCTCGAGCGACAGGGGGATGATCTGTTGGCCGACGTCCGCGCTGAACGACTTGCTCTGCACCCAGGTGATGGCGGCGTCTTGCAGCATCCGCGACCGCTCGTCCGCGCTCGCCGCCGTCAGTGCTTTGGCATCGATCGTGTCACCGTTGGCCAGCACGAGGGCGAGCGCTTTGGCGGCGTCGAAACCGATCCGCCAGCGCACATGCGGCGACATCTGGCCGTTGAATTTCAGATCGGCTTTACGCAGTCGAAACCCGTCCGTCGTCGTGGGATCGCCGGAGCGGTAGTACGTCTGGATGAAGCCGTGGATCTCGGGCGGCACCAGAGCGACGCGCGCGATGACCGAATCCTGCGCGCTCGCCGAACGCCAGCCTCCTCCCACACCCGCGAGGACGAAGGCCGTGAAAAAACCTGCGGCATGCGCCCAGCGGACGCGGGCGCTGACGTTGAGCATGTGCGATCTGTCGAGGAAGCAGGGCCGTGGTGGGAGTCGGCCCCGGCGTGACGCGAGCCGTCGATCGTGCAGTATGTTAATGCGTCTCAGCTTTTTCCGGTGGCGTGACGAATCCGCCCCGCCTGTTGGAGTCAATTGAATCCCCCACCCACTATGCGCCGCTCGATCTTCGCCGTTGTCGTGCTTTCGACGCTCGCGGTCTCGTGCAAGCAACATGGACCGGAGTCGTTACGCTCCGGCGATTCGTCGTTCACGAAGCTCGGCTCTCGACTCCCCACCGGTGTGCGGCTCGACCCGGCGGCGTCGCTCTCGCCGATCGGACCAATGGCGTTGACGATGCGCTTGACGCCCGAAGGCAATCGCGTCGCGGTGTCACTCGGCGGCTACGCGAAACAGGGCGTGCAAATCATCGACGTCGCGAGCGGCCAAGTCGTGCAAGAGCTGCCGCAGGGCTCGGCGTTCGTCGGTCTCGCCTTCTCGCCGGACCGACGCACGCTCTACTCGTCGGGCGGGAACGACAACGTCATCTACCGCTACGACTGGCGCGACGGACGCGCCTCGCTGCGGGACAGCATCAGGCTCGGCGTGCGGCGGCCGCGCGAGACCGTTCGCTATCCGGCGGGCATCGCGGTGTCGCCGGACGGTCGCACGCTGTACGTCGCCGAGAATCTCACCGATTCACTCTCCGCGATCGACGCCGCCACCGGAGCGGTCGTTCAGCGGCTCGCCACGGAGCGGTATCCATACGACGTCGTCGTGGACGCTCGCGGCACAGTCTACGTCTCGGCGTGGGGCGGCAACACGGTGTCTGAGTTCCAGCGCGCAGCTGACGGGTCGTTGCGCGATGCGGGACGCATTCCTGTCGCGCGACACCCGTCCGCGCTGCTGCTGAGCGGCGACGGCGGCCGTCTGTTCATCGCGTCGGGTAGCACCGACCAGGTGGCGGTTCTCGATACCAAATCGAAGAAGGTCGTCACTCGCTTGCTCGATCCGCCGCCCGCCGGACCCGGCGAGGGCGCGACGCCGAATGGCCTCGCGCTGTCGGCGGACGGCACTCGCCTCTTCGTGGCCGAGGCGGACGCGAACGCCGTGGCGGTATTCAACCTGTCGTCGAGCGCGTCCGGCGTCGCGACGGCATCCGGCGACGACAAACTGGCCGGACGAATTCCGGCCGGCTGGTATCCGTCGTCGCTGCTCGTGGTCGGCGACCAACTCGAGGTCGCGAGCGGCAAAGGACGCGGATCGGTTCCCAACCCGAAGGGTCCGAATCCGGAGGTCGGCCGCACCGATGAGTATTCTCTCAACACGATCATCGGCGCGGTGATGAAGGTGCCGTTGTCGGAGACGACCGGCGAGCCGCTGTCGCGATACACGGCGCGAGTCGCGTCAGCCAACGGATGGACGCGGGGCGCCGTCCGCTCGAAGTACCCGCCCTTCGAGCACGTGATCTACATCGTCAAGGAGAACCGCACCTACGATCAGGTGTTCGGCGACGACACCAAGGGCGACGGCGACTCGAGCCTCGTGTTCTTCCCGCGCGCGCTCTCGGTGAACCACCACGCGCTCGCCGATCGCTTCGGGCTCTTCGACCGTTTCTTCGTCAACGCCGAAGTGAGCCCCGACGGCCACAATTGGTCGATGGCCGCGTACGCGACCGACTATCTCGAGAAAACGGTGCCGTCGAACTATTCGGGGCGCGGCCGATCGTATGACTACGAGGGCACGAACCGCGGCAGAATTCCCGACGACGACGCCGCTGAGCCGGCGAGCGGCTACCTCTGGAATCTGGCGGAGAAGAAAGGCATCACCTATCGCAACTACGGGGAATTCGTCGTGCCGTCGCGCAACGCGTCGCCCGACGATTTGCCGCCCGGCTATCGGGGCAACAAGCCGTTTCTGCGCGCGCACACGAATCCGCTCTATCCGGGATTCGACCTCCAGATCAAGGACCAGCATCGCGCCGATGTCTGGATCGACGAGCTGAAACAGTTCACGGCGAGCGGCGTGATGCCGACGCTCGAGACCGTGCGGCTTCCGAACGACCACACGTCGGGCGCGATGGCGGGACGGCCGTCGCCGCGCGCCGCCTACGCGGACAACGACCTCGCCCTCGGTCGCATGATCGAGGCGCTGTCCAAGTCGCCATTCTGGAAGAACACCGTCGTGTTCGTGCTCGAGGACGACGCGCAGAACGGTGCGGATCACGTCGACGTGCATCGCTCGCCGCTGCTCGTCATCTCCGCCTACAGCCGCCCCGGAACGATCCATCGATTCGCCAACACGACCGACGTGTTACGCACGATCGAAGAGATCATCGGACTCGGCTCGATGTCGCAGTTCGATTACTTCGGACGGCCGTTGCGCGACATTTGGGCCGAGTCGCCGGACCTGCGTGCCTACAGCGCGCTCACGCCGGCCCAGTCGCTCGACGAAATGAATCCGTCGGGGACGCGCGGAGCGCGCGAATCGGCTCGGCTCGACCTCGACATCGAGGACGCCGCGGACGAGGCGCTCTTCAACCACATTTTGTGGCGGACCCTCAAGGGCCCGAACGTGCCGTATCCCGGCACGCATCGCGTTTCGGCCCGCGAGCTCAAGCTCGGCGGCGCGCGGTAGTCGAGTCGAGATTGTGATCGCGTCGCGCGTCGGCGCGACGTCGCATCACGTCTTGTGGCGGAAGATGATTCGCCCGCGCGTCAGATCGTACGGCGAGACTTCGATCGTGACGCGATCGCCCTGCAATACACGAATGCGAAAACGGCGCATGTTGCCGCCGAGTGTGGCCAGCACGTTGTGACCGTTGGTCAGCTCCACACGAAACGTCGCGTTCGGGAGGACCTCCGTAACCTGCCCTTCCAGTTGTATCGGTTCTTCCTTCGCCATGAAACCTCGAGATTCGGGGCGGCCTCGGACGGCCTGAATAATAGGAGGGTCCGAGAAGCCCGGTAAGACGAGTCCGTCACGGCTTCTTCTTCGTCTTGTCGACGTTGTTCCCGATCACCGCGCCGACGATTCCGCCGACGGCCGCGCCGATCAGACCACCTTTGACTTTGCTGCGGCTCGCGGTCGCGCCGATCACGGCCCCGGCGGCGGCACCGATCGCGGCGTCACGCTGCGTGTGCTTTTCCACTCGCTCGCTCGGCGCGGGCGCGCTGCGCGAACTCCGGACCTCACCGGCCGCGCTCGACGAATGCCCGACGCTCGAGCGCGTGTGAGTCGTTTGGTATGCGTTGCCACCCGACGGGGCCGCGCGCATCCGCTGGCTCTCGATCGCGGAAATGCTGTCGAGCGAATCTCGTTGATGGGCGGCGAGGGCCAGGTCGCGGTTGAGCGACGTATCGGCGGCCGCGTTCTGGTTCCCCTTGCAGCCGAGTCCCGCTATCGACAGCACGAACGCCGACATGATCAACATCGGAGTCATGCGTTTCATACGATCCCCCTGTCGTTTGTTCACGCTCGCGTCTGCCTAGAGGGCAGAGGATGTGCCAGCTGAGCGATCGGATCGCATGTGCCGGGTGACGCGGGTCACGGATCGCGCTTTTTCGCCGGCCGATTAGCTTTTGTCGCTGACCGGGGTGCCTGCCCACGAAGGGCGCAGGCTGAGAGAGTCCCGTAGAACCTGATCCGGCTAATACCGGCGTAGGGAGTCAGACA
Above is a window of Gemmatimonadaceae bacterium DNA encoding:
- a CDS encoding L-threonylcarbamoyladenylate synthase; amino-acid sequence: MLQRVDPQRPDETIIARAADILRRGGLVAFPTETVYGLGADALDPAAVDRIFAAKGRPLFNPLIVHVADADHARDVVAVWPDSAERLARAFWPGPLTLVLPKRPEVPLSVTAGLDTVAVRVPSHPVARALLLAAGIPIAAPSANRSTGVSPTTGSHVEKSLGDAVDLILDAGATTVGIESTVVDLTVDLPSVLRPGMITRDDLERVLGKLGQGRHIVEFRPHEPSPSPDAGDAPRRSPGMLHLHYAPRAALVLRTRANLGRLFDAEESADRRVGAILITEAIPSTGTRRVIVLGDDPTRYAASLYAALHELDEAGVDVIVVERPPENPEWTAILDRLNRAQHR
- a CDS encoding ATP-binding protein — its product is MTVRVVVTGSESTGKTTLAEQVARHYRAELVPEFVREFAAARHGVIEFSDHGPIARGQMSLEDAAIARGNSMVVQDTDLLSTVVYCEHYFGKCPAWIAEAARQRAPDLYLLCEIDVPWIADGIRDRGHMREEMQRLFRAAVYNSGAPVAAMTGNRTERFERAAEAIDALLLANAADRLREDDPNS
- the infA gene encoding translation initiation factor IF-1 — its product is MAKEEPIQLEGQVTEVLPNATFRVELTNGHNVLATLGGNMRRFRIRVLQGDRVTIEVSPYDLTRGRIIFRHKT
- a CDS encoding YMGG-like glycine zipper-containing protein, with the protein product MKRMTPMLIMSAFVLSIAGLGCKGNQNAAADTSLNRDLALAAHQRDSLDSISAIESQRMRAAPSGGNAYQTTHTRSSVGHSSSAAGEVRSSRSAPAPSERVEKHTQRDAAIGAAAGAVIGATASRSKVKGGLIGAAVGGIVGAVIGNNVDKTKKKP
- a CDS encoding SMP-30/gluconolactonase/LRE family protein gives rise to the protein MRRSIFAVVVLSTLAVSCKQHGPESLRSGDSSFTKLGSRLPTGVRLDPAASLSPIGPMALTMRLTPEGNRVAVSLGGYAKQGVQIIDVASGQVVQELPQGSAFVGLAFSPDRRTLYSSGGNDNVIYRYDWRDGRASLRDSIRLGVRRPRETVRYPAGIAVSPDGRTLYVAENLTDSLSAIDAATGAVVQRLATERYPYDVVVDARGTVYVSAWGGNTVSEFQRAADGSLRDAGRIPVARHPSALLLSGDGGRLFIASGSTDQVAVLDTKSKKVVTRLLDPPPAGPGEGATPNGLALSADGTRLFVAEADANAVAVFNLSSSASGVATASGDDKLAGRIPAGWYPSSLLVVGDQLEVASGKGRGSVPNPKGPNPEVGRTDEYSLNTIIGAVMKVPLSETTGEPLSRYTARVASANGWTRGAVRSKYPPFEHVIYIVKENRTYDQVFGDDTKGDGDSSLVFFPRALSVNHHALADRFGLFDRFFVNAEVSPDGHNWSMAAYATDYLEKTVPSNYSGRGRSYDYEGTNRGRIPDDDAAEPASGYLWNLAEKKGITYRNYGEFVVPSRNASPDDLPPGYRGNKPFLRAHTNPLYPGFDLQIKDQHRADVWIDELKQFTASGVMPTLETVRLPNDHTSGAMAGRPSPRAAYADNDLALGRMIEALSKSPFWKNTVVFVLEDDAQNGADHVDVHRSPLLVISAYSRPGTIHRFANTTDVLRTIEEIIGLGSMSQFDYFGRPLRDIWAESPDLRAYSALTPAQSLDEMNPSGTRGARESARLDLDIEDAADEALFNHILWRTLKGPNVPYPGTHRVSARELKLGGAR
- a CDS encoding MATE family efflux transporter; amino-acid sequence: MENPHSAKSSVGADELRATVALAVPVVLVQLGFMLMGVVDTLMVGRVSARVLAAVALGNLYYFNVTILATGSLMALDPIVAQAVGAGESESVARAMQRGLIIAAGFCVLCALCIAPAPTVLTTLRQPPEIVPDASTYLRISLIGLAPYLVFVVLRQSLQAMHRVAPIVWTVIVANLSNAGFNWVFVYGHFGSPALGAAGSAIATAISRWLMLLLLLAGAWRELRPLMFPVRDEIGSWPALSQMLRIGLPIGAQQGLEAAAFGAIGLLMGVLGTIEMAAHQVAITLAAFTFMVPLGVGSATAVRVGRAIGAADMPRARAAIRASYLCGVGFMAITAIAFIWVPHLLAAAFTPDVRVIALASTLIPIAGVFQMFDGGQAVGAGVLRGAGDTKAPLVTMLASYWLFGVPVSAYLGFRTSLGAAGLWWGFVVSLAGVAIFLFLRIRVVFAQSVGRVREQ
- a CDS encoding S41 family peptidase, with the protein product MAVSISSPVNLFCGAGLLIAALPHAPAEKTAPVTPLSAMSEPSLSPDRREIAFVSGGDIWTVPAGGGEARLLVSHPAYDSRPLYSPDGTKLAFMSTRTGNGDIYVLTLATGRLDRVTFDDVSEQLDAWSRDGKWIYFSSGSQDVNGMNDIFRVNATGGTPMAVSADRFTQEYWSAPSPADANTIAFTGTGRTSTDWWRKGHSHIDESQIWLVHLSGESPRYEAVTKDDARDAWPMWSADAKALYYVSDKSGSENIWTASASGGGAAKAVTSFTDGRVIWPTIAYDGKAIVFERDFGIWSLDVATGKATRVPITLRGAATAPIVEHQVLAQGFQSLALSPDGKKVAFVAHGDVFAASARDGGEAARITTTPELELQLAWAPDSRRLAYVSSRDGSAHLFVYDFGTRTETKLTDGPLDDVSPAWSPDGRSIAFDRGGKELRVIDVATKQDRVVAAGQLDRPPFLSERQIAWSPDGQWIAYLNVGAGQFQNPNIASVNGGGGKPISFLSNAFGNSIAWSPDGTYLLFDSSQRTEQAVLARVDLVPRTPQFREDQFRELFAPTRPGTPVQPAPQPAPPQRDSATLRSDSARGAAKKSTRVVFDDIRRRISFLPIGVDVRTVVISPDGKTALLNAAAAGQANLYTFSLDELASGPAVARQLTSTPGFKQNAQFSPDGKEVYYLENGRLAAINVDSRAVRTIAVSADLDIDFAREKLAVFHEAWSILAGNFFEPHMNGVDWPAVEKRYEPYAAGAQSTEDLRRIMKLMVGELNASHSGVNGPSFSPQPNVGRLGLRFDRAEYEQRGKLRIVEVLNLSPAALADVTPGDYIQSVDGVRVDGSVNLDSLLLYKTNRRVEIAVSRTADGAGARTIAIRPINLATERGLVYRDWVESRRAYVAKMSGGTLGYVHMQDMGAGSLQQLYVDLDTENRDKQGVVVDIRNNNGGFVNPYAIDVFARRGYLQFTPRDFGTGGGRSVVGQRSLEKPTALVTNMHSLSDAEDFTEGYRSLKLGPVVGEPTAGWIIFTSDFGLLDGSSSVRVPFERITDAAGKDMEMHPRAVDVLVRRPVGESYTGRDSQLDAAVKALLDRAGAKQ
- the pnuC gene encoding nicotinamide riboside transporter PnuC, coding for MGAFCAWLTAHGSSCLELVAVIFGVVSVLLSVKEHIWSWPTALVNVALYFALFQSAGLYSDMGLQVVYFALSLYGWYEWLYGGKGRTTLKVSRTPARLWGILTGIGVATWAILGASTSHLSGVALPYVDAATTTTSLVAQYLMTRKMLENWTLWIVVDVVYIGMFIFKGLYLTAGNYAIYLILAVMGHIAWKKSLASRGDSLAVPASETATA